The Triticum aestivum cultivar Chinese Spring chromosome 3A, IWGSC CS RefSeq v2.1, whole genome shotgun sequence genome includes a region encoding these proteins:
- the LOC123058993 gene encoding B3 domain-containing protein VP1 isoform X2, translating to MDASAGSSPPRHSQGDAPRRGGPHRGKGPAVEIRQGEDDFMFAHDTFPALPDFPCLSSPSSSTFSSSSSSNSSSAFTRAVGAGGRGGESARGEPSEPAAAGDGMDDLSDIDHLLDFASINEDVPWDDEPLFPDVGMMLEDVISEQQQLQPPAGHGTAGRTASHAAAGGGEDAFMGGGGTGSAADDLPRFFMEWLKNNRDCISAEDLRSIRLRRSTIEAAAARLGGGRQGTMQLLKLILTWVQNHHLQKKRPRVGAMDQEALPAGGQLPSPGANPGYEFPAETGAAAATSWIPYQAFSPTGSYGGEAIYPFQQGCSTSSVGVSSQPFSPPAAPDMHAGAWPLQYAAFVPAGATSAGTQTYPMPPPGAVPQPFAAPGFAGQFPQRMEPAATREARKKRMARQRRLSCLQQQRSQQLNLSQIQTGGFPQEPSPRAAHSAPVTPPSSGWGGLWTQQAVQSQPHGQLMVQVPNPLSTKSNSSRQKQQKPSPDAAARPPSGGAATPQRPGQAAASDKQRQQGARTPAAAPAAGDKNPRFLLQKVLKQSDVGTLGRIVLPKEAETHLPELKTGDGISIPIEDIGTSQVWSMRYRFWPNNKSRMYLLENTGDFVRSNELQEGDFIVLYSDVKSGKYLIRGVKVRAQQDLAKHKNASPEKGGASDVKAGGEDGGCKEKPPHGVRRSRQEAASMNQMAVSI from the exons ATGGACGCCTCCGCCGGCTCGTCGCCGCCGCGGCACTCGCAGGGGGACGCGCCGAGGCGCGGCGGGCCCCACCGCGGGAAGGGCCCCGCGGTGGAGATCCGGCAGGGAGAGGACGACTTCATGTTCGCGCACGATACCTTCCCGGCCCTCCCGGACTTCCCTTGCCTCTCCTCGCCGTCGAGCTCCaccttctcctcctcgtcgtcttccaaCTCCTCCAGCGCCTTCACCCGCGCCGTGGGGGCAGGCGGGCGCGGGGGCGAGAGTGCGCGCGGCGAGCCGTCCGAGCCTGCCGCGGCCGGGGACGGGATGGACGACCTCTCCGACATCGACCACCTGCTCGACTTCGCATCCATCAACGAGGACGTCCCTTGGGACGACGAGCCGCTCTTCCCCGACGTCGGGATGATGCTGGAGGACGTCATCTCCGAGCAGCAGCAGTTGCAACCTCCGGCGGGCCACGGCACGGCCGGGAGAACGGCGTCGCATGCGGCTGCTGGTGGAGGAGAGGATGCCTTCATGGGTGGCGGCGGCACGGGGAGCGCGGCGGACGACCTGCCGCGCTTCTTCATGGAGTGGCTCAAGAACAACCGCGACTGCATCTCGGCCGAGGACCTCCGCAGCATCCGCCTCCGTCGATCCACCATCGAGGCCGCGGCCGCGCGCCTCGGTGGGGGGCGCCAGGGCACCATGCAGCTGCTCAAGCTCATCCTCACCTGGGTGCAGAACCACCACCTGCAGAAGAAGCGCCCCCGCGTCGGCGCCATGGATCAGGAGGCGCTGCCGGCAGGAGGCCAGCTCCCTAGCCCCGGCGCAAACCCCGGCTACGAATTCCCCGCGGAGACGGGTGCCGCCGCTGCCACATCTTGGATTCCCTACCAGGCCTTCTCGCCAACTGGATCCTACGGCGGCGAGGCGATCTACCCGTTCCAGCAGGGCTGCAGCACGAGCAGCGTGGGCGTGAGCAGCCAGCCGTTCTCCCCGCCGGCGGCGCCCGACATGCACGCCGGGGCCTGGCCGCTGCAGTACGCGGCGTTCGTCCCAGCTGGGGCCACATCCGCAGGCACTCAAACATACCCGATGCCGCCGCCGGGGGCCGTGCCGCAGCCGTTCGCGGCCCCCGGATTCGCCGGGCAGTTCCCGCAGCGGAtggagccggcggcgaccagggaGGCCCGGAAGAAGAGGATGGCGAGGCAGCGGCGCCTGTCGTGCCTGCAGCAGCAGCGGAGCCAGCAGCTGAATCTGAGCCAGATCCAAACCGGCGGCTTCCCTCAAGAGCCATCCCCCCGCGCGGCGCACTCGGCGCCGGTCACGCCGCCGTCGTCTGGCTGGGGAGGCCTCTGGACGCAACAAGCCGTCCAGAGCCAGCCCCATGGCCAGCTCATGGTCCAGGTCCCGAATCCGCTGTCGACGAAGTCCAATTCCTCAAGGCAGAAGCAGCAAAAACCCTCGCCGGACGCAGCAGCGAGGCCGCCCTCCGGCGGCGCCGCCACGCCGCAGCGCCCGGGGCAGGCGGCGGCTTCCGACAAGCAGCGGCAGCAG GGTGCGAggacgccggcggcggcgccggcggcaggAGACAAGAACCCGCGGTTCCTGCTGCAGAAGGTGCTCAAGCAGAGCGACGTCGGAACCCTCGGCCGCATCGTGCTCCCCAAA GAAGCGGAGACTCACCTGCCGGAGCTCAAGACGGGGGACGGCATCTCGATCCCCATTGAGGACATCGGCACATCTCAGGTGTGGAGCATGCGGTACCG attttggCCCAACAACAAGAGCAGAATGTATCTTCTAGAGAACACTG GTGACTTTGTTCGGTCGAATGAGCTGCAGGAGGGTGATTTCATCGTGCTTTACTCTGATGTCAAGTCGGGCAAATAT
- the LOC123058993 gene encoding B3 domain-containing protein VP1 isoform X1, protein MDASAGSSPPRHSQGDAPRRGGPHRGKGPAVEIRQGEDDFMFAHDTFPALPDFPCLSSPSSSTFSSSSSSNSSSAFTRAVGAGGRGGESARGEPSEPAAAGDGMDDLSDIDHLLDFASINEDVPWDDEPLFPDVGMMLEDVISEQQQLQPPAGHGTAGRTASHAAAGGGEDAFMGGGGTGSAADDLPRFFMEWLKNNRDCISAEDLRSIRLRRSTIEAAAARLGGGRQGTMQLLKLILTWVQNHHLQKKRPRVGAMDQEALPAGGQLPSPGANPGYEFPAETGAAAATSWIPYQAFSPTGSYGGEAIYPFQQGCSTSSVGVSSQPFSPPAAPDMHAGAWPLQYAAFVPAGATSAGTQTYPMPPPGAVPQPFAAPGFAGQFPQRMEPAATREARKKRMARQRRLSCLQQQRSQQLNLSQIQTGGFPQEPSPRAAHSAPVTPPSSGWGGLWTQQAVQSQPHGQLMVQVPNPLSTKSNSSRQKQQKPSPDAAARPPSGGAATPQRPGQAAASDKQRQQGARTPAAAPAAGDKNPRFLLQKVLKQSDVGTLGRIVLPKKEAETHLPELKTGDGISIPIEDIGTSQVWSMRYRFWPNNKSRMYLLENTGDFVRSNELQEGDFIVLYSDVKSGKYLIRGVKVRAQQDLAKHKNASPEKGGASDVKAGGEDGGCKEKPPHGVRRSRQEAASMNQMAVSI, encoded by the exons ATGGACGCCTCCGCCGGCTCGTCGCCGCCGCGGCACTCGCAGGGGGACGCGCCGAGGCGCGGCGGGCCCCACCGCGGGAAGGGCCCCGCGGTGGAGATCCGGCAGGGAGAGGACGACTTCATGTTCGCGCACGATACCTTCCCGGCCCTCCCGGACTTCCCTTGCCTCTCCTCGCCGTCGAGCTCCaccttctcctcctcgtcgtcttccaaCTCCTCCAGCGCCTTCACCCGCGCCGTGGGGGCAGGCGGGCGCGGGGGCGAGAGTGCGCGCGGCGAGCCGTCCGAGCCTGCCGCGGCCGGGGACGGGATGGACGACCTCTCCGACATCGACCACCTGCTCGACTTCGCATCCATCAACGAGGACGTCCCTTGGGACGACGAGCCGCTCTTCCCCGACGTCGGGATGATGCTGGAGGACGTCATCTCCGAGCAGCAGCAGTTGCAACCTCCGGCGGGCCACGGCACGGCCGGGAGAACGGCGTCGCATGCGGCTGCTGGTGGAGGAGAGGATGCCTTCATGGGTGGCGGCGGCACGGGGAGCGCGGCGGACGACCTGCCGCGCTTCTTCATGGAGTGGCTCAAGAACAACCGCGACTGCATCTCGGCCGAGGACCTCCGCAGCATCCGCCTCCGTCGATCCACCATCGAGGCCGCGGCCGCGCGCCTCGGTGGGGGGCGCCAGGGCACCATGCAGCTGCTCAAGCTCATCCTCACCTGGGTGCAGAACCACCACCTGCAGAAGAAGCGCCCCCGCGTCGGCGCCATGGATCAGGAGGCGCTGCCGGCAGGAGGCCAGCTCCCTAGCCCCGGCGCAAACCCCGGCTACGAATTCCCCGCGGAGACGGGTGCCGCCGCTGCCACATCTTGGATTCCCTACCAGGCCTTCTCGCCAACTGGATCCTACGGCGGCGAGGCGATCTACCCGTTCCAGCAGGGCTGCAGCACGAGCAGCGTGGGCGTGAGCAGCCAGCCGTTCTCCCCGCCGGCGGCGCCCGACATGCACGCCGGGGCCTGGCCGCTGCAGTACGCGGCGTTCGTCCCAGCTGGGGCCACATCCGCAGGCACTCAAACATACCCGATGCCGCCGCCGGGGGCCGTGCCGCAGCCGTTCGCGGCCCCCGGATTCGCCGGGCAGTTCCCGCAGCGGAtggagccggcggcgaccagggaGGCCCGGAAGAAGAGGATGGCGAGGCAGCGGCGCCTGTCGTGCCTGCAGCAGCAGCGGAGCCAGCAGCTGAATCTGAGCCAGATCCAAACCGGCGGCTTCCCTCAAGAGCCATCCCCCCGCGCGGCGCACTCGGCGCCGGTCACGCCGCCGTCGTCTGGCTGGGGAGGCCTCTGGACGCAACAAGCCGTCCAGAGCCAGCCCCATGGCCAGCTCATGGTCCAGGTCCCGAATCCGCTGTCGACGAAGTCCAATTCCTCAAGGCAGAAGCAGCAAAAACCCTCGCCGGACGCAGCAGCGAGGCCGCCCTCCGGCGGCGCCGCCACGCCGCAGCGCCCGGGGCAGGCGGCGGCTTCCGACAAGCAGCGGCAGCAG GGTGCGAggacgccggcggcggcgccggcggcaggAGACAAGAACCCGCGGTTCCTGCTGCAGAAGGTGCTCAAGCAGAGCGACGTCGGAACCCTCGGCCGCATCGTGCTCCCCAAA AAGGAAGCGGAGACTCACCTGCCGGAGCTCAAGACGGGGGACGGCATCTCGATCCCCATTGAGGACATCGGCACATCTCAGGTGTGGAGCATGCGGTACCG attttggCCCAACAACAAGAGCAGAATGTATCTTCTAGAGAACACTG GTGACTTTGTTCGGTCGAATGAGCTGCAGGAGGGTGATTTCATCGTGCTTTACTCTGATGTCAAGTCGGGCAAATAT